Proteins encoded together in one Acanthochromis polyacanthus isolate Apoly-LR-REF ecotype Palm Island chromosome 12, KAUST_Apoly_ChrSc, whole genome shotgun sequence window:
- the LOC110963439 gene encoding inverted formin-2-like isoform X2: protein MPHTQPETAEGAGEVEAEGDGGEHTEKTLWQRESSLSSAPGGVRPRGCLHLVITPAPVLGQLLVVPVIAHLCNKIPDPAVRTTPAQSVSLLPSWTPAGSVSLLVPPPWNPPVLSVPLPPASVPAGIVSPPVPLLWFPPAPLDPSFASGSSPGPLGFPKFTFQSVNKANHSCQTSCGLSARVHSGSVTFIE, encoded by the exons ATGCCACACACGCAGCCTGAGACGGCCGAGGGGGCAGGGGAGGTGGAGGCCGAAGGGGACGGTGGGGAGCACACGGAGAAAACATTATGGCAACGTGAGAGCAGTCTGAG ctCAGCACCGGGTGGTGTGCGGCCTCGCGGCTGCCTCCACTTGGTAATCACCCCCGCACCAGTCCTCGGGCAGCTGCTCGTCGTTCCAGTGATTGCACACCTCTGCAATAAAATTCCG GATCCCGCTGTCCGGACCACTCCTGCCCAGTCTGTCTCCTTGCTTCCGTCTTGGACCCCTGCCGGCTCCGTGTCCCTCCTGGTTCCCCCTCCTTGGAACCCTCCAGTTCTGTCGGTTCCCTTGCCCCCTGCCTCGGTCCCTGCAGGCATCGTGTCTCCTCCGGTTCCTCTCCTGTGGTTTCCTCCGGCCCCCCTGGATCCATCGTTTGCCTCCGGCTCCTCTCCCGGTCCTCTGGGTTTCCCCAAATTTACTTTCCAGTCTGTGAATAAAGCGAATCACTCTTGTCAAACCAGCTGTGGGCTCTCTGCTCGAGTTCATTCCGGATCCGTgacatttattgaataa
- the LOC110963439 gene encoding uncharacterized protein LOC110963439 isoform X1: MPHTQPETAEGAGEVEAEGDGGEHTEKTLWQRESSLSSAPGGVRPRGCLHLVITPAPVLGQLLVVPVIAHLCNKIPVHPLTLRQIVELDHLDPAVRTTPAQSVSLLPSWTPAGSVSLLVPPPWNPPVLSVPLPPASVPAGIVSPPVPLLWFPPAPLDPSFASGSSPGPLGFPKFTFQSVNKANHSCQTSCGLSARVHSGSVTFIE; the protein is encoded by the exons ATGCCACACACGCAGCCTGAGACGGCCGAGGGGGCAGGGGAGGTGGAGGCCGAAGGGGACGGTGGGGAGCACACGGAGAAAACATTATGGCAACGTGAGAGCAGTCTGAG ctCAGCACCGGGTGGTGTGCGGCCTCGCGGCTGCCTCCACTTGGTAATCACCCCCGCACCAGTCCTCGGGCAGCTGCTCGTCGTTCCAGTGATTGCACACCTCTGCAATAAAATTCCGGTTCATCCTCTCACACTCCGCCAGATTGTCGAACTAGACCACCTA GATCCCGCTGTCCGGACCACTCCTGCCCAGTCTGTCTCCTTGCTTCCGTCTTGGACCCCTGCCGGCTCCGTGTCCCTCCTGGTTCCCCCTCCTTGGAACCCTCCAGTTCTGTCGGTTCCCTTGCCCCCTGCCTCGGTCCCTGCAGGCATCGTGTCTCCTCCGGTTCCTCTCCTGTGGTTTCCTCCGGCCCCCCTGGATCCATCGTTTGCCTCCGGCTCCTCTCCCGGTCCTCTGGGTTTCCCCAAATTTACTTTCCAGTCTGTGAATAAAGCGAATCACTCTTGTCAAACCAGCTGTGGGCTCTCTGCTCGAGTTCATTCCGGATCCGTgacatttattgaataa